TACATTACAGTGATTATATTATGGACCACTATAAATGAGATCTTGTACCATCAGTTCACTATTAATTGCTTGCCATTCTTCAGCTGTGAAatcagaagctgtggctgcaggcttATCTTtcctcagagctctgctccttGGATCCAAACACTCAATTCGCTTCTCACAAGCCAACGTCAGTTCAGGGTAACACCCCTCCTCACCAGACCTTTAGAATGCAAAGATAGAAATGTTAACAAAAAAGAACTGCATCACATCCTCCATGTTTCCCTCCATATGTAATCCATACAGTGACTTCAGAGAACTATTTTCCTGTTACAAACCAATTTTACTAACATCTAATAACATTTTTATTAGAAAATCACAGTTAACCTTCAACCATTTTCCAATGCCCACATACACAGTTCAAAAGTTATCACCACAGTGCTCATTAAAGAGAAACTTGTGTCATTTAAAGCAAAAGTTAAACAGGTGTGGCATCTGAAATTGCTAGTCATGCAACATGGATCAGGAGGGAACCAAAAGAGAGTGgcagcatttaaaaaaacctagcACGGAGCTACTCAAACTTTTGGGTAGTTAAAAAATACTTGGATTTCTAGTGTCATTTGGGACACTTTTAGCATGATCACTTTAACTTCGTACTTTAATTTGAAATTAGAAAGTCACAGACAGGTTCAGACAAATAGAAATGGGTCTTCCTCAAATTTTACATAACAGGAATATAATTATTCatgaaggtaaaaaaaaaaaaaattaccttaaTACCCTGAGAATCTTTTCCAGGTGCTTAACATCTGTGCATTTCTCAATGAATTTGTAGTCCAGATGACTAATAGGTATTTGATATGTTTTAGTGGTTCCTTCACCCAGAAAATATGGTACTGACTCATCACCCATAActaaatattaaaagaaaaaaaattattctgtgagCTTCTAGTTACATTTTGAAGTAATGCAAATTTAAGGAATAAAATTGCTCACACTCCACTCTCTCATGCAAGCAGacttgtaaaagaaaaaatatcagaTTTGAAGGCCTGATCACATTAACTGTCCCTGACTAGAGATTTACAGGCAGAAGTATGAGATATGCTTTGTAAAAGTATGCAACTCTACTGCAAGtcagaacaattcagaaaaacCACTTTAAAAATTGCCAATTTTTGCCTACCACATTCTCTGTTCTATTTAACACATACCTGTTTTAACCAAGTGGGATAATCACAAAGGAGAAGATAGTGAAGGACACTCCTTGTTTCAGAGGGGGGAGGACATTAACCAGTGCAACATATCTAAAGGAACAAAAATCTTTGGCTTCTCTGTAGACAAAATAAATTCAATTCTCTTTCCTCGCTGACTGCATTTTCTGGGTCTCTGATTATGTTACACACGAATCTGAATCTTTTCCAGTAAGTCTGTAAACGAAGAAATGAGGGATTCAAATGAGACATTTCTGTCTCCCTGTCCCTTTGATCTGCTCATCTGCATCTTTTTCTGTTTCGACCACAAGCTCTATGGAGCTGAAAttctttccccccccccttttaTATGGTGCACAAAGCAATCAGTTAATTTTGAAGAAATACAATAAAGGCAACTAGCTAGTATGTGAAAACAGCTATGTGTAGTTATAGaccaaattaaaataattatgctCTAATGTCTTGCATAATTACGCACGTTAATTTGTAGTTACACAACAATGTTTACAATACAGTAGCACTTAAATAATAACTGGTAACAATTAGGTGTTGCATAGAGATTCTGCCCCAAGACTTTACGGTTTCAGTACTGGAAAGGGAAGAAGTCGCATGGAAGAGGGACAAATGGTAGGAAATCATTAAAGAAGAGTAGAAGAATTAAAAGCTCATCACCACCGGCGGTTTTTCCCGTTTATTCCCGCGGCCGGGAGGAGCTGCCCAGCGCGGCTCTCGGGCACCGCGGTGCCCAGGGCTCGTGGTGACACAGCCCGGCGGCAGTACAGCCTCCCCACACAGCCCCGGCAGGATCGGGGCTTCACTTCCAGGCCGGCCCCGGGCTGCCCTGACGCCCCGCCGGAGCCCGGGCAGCGCGGCCGGCCCGTGCCTAGCAACTGTTGCTATGTACAACATGGCGCCGGGGACACGGCGCTGCCCGCCCCAGGGATGCCCTGCCGACGCTCCCGCAGAGCCCCGCCGGGCTCCAGCGGCCACACTGCCGTCGCCCTGTCGTTCTTCGGCACCCACCTGCCCGCGGCCGCGCTGTCTCCGGGACACGGACGCGGCCCTGCCCACACCGCAGCCGGGGCCGCCCGGCCGTCGCCCAGGCCGCGCAGGCGCAGCTGGGCTCAGGGCGGGGATCCGGgctgaggggagaggggagcGCCTGCCGAGGGCGGGCAGAGATACAGCGCCCGGGGTGCGCATCACCCTTGTGTTTCAGCATAGTATTTCACTCAGCGGAGAGCAAGCAGTCCCTCTCCCGACGCCGGTGTCCCCATTTAAGTGTTGCCCGTCAGCTCTGCACTCCCCCAGGACTACTCTCCAAAGAATGTCCGTGCCCCTTCCCGAGGGCAGCGGGGCTCTCCGCCGCCTTAGTCCGCAGCCAGAGGCACCCGGCGTGCCCGCACAGGGACCAAGCCCGCCTCCGTTTGCCGGCGAGCTTCGGGAGCGCTGCTGCCGCCCGCTCCTCCTCACCTTTCCCAGCAGCCGTGACGCAGCCGACCCCTTCGTTCTGCTGTGCAGGCACAAGGTGCACACTGTGCGGCCCGGGCTGGTGAACTGATGGCAGCTGTGTGTTAAAAAAGGTCATCATTTATACCCGAGTGTATCTggtttccaggaaaaaaaaaatctagtctTTGTAGCATAGATCAGGTACCTAAGAAAATCTTAACCAAAAGCCCCAAAACAGCATCTCAGAATGCTCTTTTCATCCCCTATAACAAGCCACTGCAGTTCATTTACAAGCCATCGCACAGTCATGCAGACCTTAAAAAAGATATTATTACAGTGATGAGATAAGCAAGTTATCTCAGCACCATCAAAATGGAGATCAGGCACACACAATCCAGCAGTATGGAGTAGTACCCTTCAGTGGTATTACATAACACACATTACAAACAGACAGATGCAAAAAGTTTTGGCTCATCATCACAAACCCACCACTTATTACAGACCCCTGAAAAGTCatctgaaaagcaaaacaagatcCCACTTTTTTGGGGTGCTACCCAAAAAATCTTTGCAACAGATTTAATTCTTTCCTTGAATACAAACAAGTCAAACAGCACTTAAGAAATTTCGGTTTCCACATTGCTCCTTAATGTTTAACttgcctccctctccctcttctttcaggagaaattattttttcacacTTTCAGACATCCATACTTTTGACATGTCCACAACTGGATGCCAGAATCGGGTGCTCTGAAGTCCtttaagattttcttttttgaaatcCAGATCTGTTTCAAATCTAGCCTTCTATTTATTTTCAGTAGAATTTATTCAAACCACAGTTATTTTATGCAGTTCATTGGAGTCCAAAGAACATTTAGCAAagttaaaatgcaaataaagtTTAGATGAGAGTAATGAAAACAAAGATAACTCAAAAAGAACACAATCAtcactgaatttaaaaaacaCTGCATACTTTGAGTACAATTTAAACAGCTTTAGAAATCTACTGATGGAAGACAATATAGACAAAATTTAGTTTTATAATGAACTTTAATATTTCAATCTCTTAAAAGACAAATAAGAGCGTGCATTTACACACAAACAGTTTTACAGAACAAAGTTATCAGAAAAATTGTATCATGAAGTCACTATCTTCAGCAGACATCATCGAGCATCAAAAACTACCACTGGAATAATGTagttaaagaaaaaatgtgttGTGGTTGAAAAAAAGatggggagaggaaaagagacTGTCTAAATCTAATCACAACTTTCTACATAAAGTATTTCAAAAGTCATCTTTAATAAGATGCTGGATAATATCAACAATTCCCAGTATGTTACCCATCAGACTATAGTAACTTAATCtagaaagaaaatgggaaaaaaaaaaagacaaagtacCAGAAAAGAAATCCAGGTGCCAAATAACACTGCAGAGATTGTTCTATAGTAGTTTGCTCTCCTGTATTGATTTTTGACCCTGAAGAATTGCTATGTGATTTTTTGAATTTTCCATTCTGTTTCCCTTACATTCCATTTCCCTTTGTCTCCCTTCACAGCTCCCCAAAGGCATTCAAGTGCACTTGTAAAAGGATACAtctttttgtccttttcttGTACATTATTCTGTAGCCACATTCTCTGCACCTGATAGGATCTCTTgcctttatttcattttctgtatGACATTCTGATGTTATGGAGGATGAAAAAGGAAGTGGGGGCAAAGAAGAACAGCACTGTTAATGCACAGATAACTTTGAAAAGTTGTGATAGTCAAATTCCTACTTGTGGCAAACAAACATTGCAAGTGCAATGAATCTGTATCAAGAGCTCAAAGGTAACAAGATaccatgaaaaaaaagaaaaagagaaaataaaaagcaagctTCACTTACATTAAGACAAAAGAGAATCTTGCTAAAATCACCCAAATATTCCTGCATAGAACACATTCCACACTTGATACTAGATCATCTACTAATGACAATTTCAGTTCATCCCTCCAAAGCCCAAACTCTATTGTCTTAAAAGACAAAATATTCCAGGGATTCCTGAAAATCAACAATTTTTAAGTTGTTGATTTGTCTATAGGTAAGAGAGAATTTGACTGCTGTACTTCAGGGAAAGCTGAGTGCCCTTACAGCACTGTCAATAAAACATACAGAGATCGAGGAGCTCCACACAGCAACACAAGCTCCAGGGAATTACCTCCACAACTCTGTGTATATACCCCATACACGTGTCACCATCACTGCATAAAGCTTTAAACATCACCAGGACATACACTGCAACTATTTGTATCTATGCACCCTTCAGTGTAATGACTAAGCACCATTCAGTATTAAAACACCAAATCTCCAGTATCAAGTAATAAAAGAATCAGTAATGACTTTTCTTTACCCCCACAAATGTAAATCattggctgctgctttggagGCTGAACATCCTTCTGTGAATCCATGttctaaaacaaaaaatacacaACATGCACATTAGCTTgggtgtgggattttttggtttgttttttttgtttccaaggCATACACAATCACTTTAATATCTCAAGCTAAAGGTAAGAGAACATGAAACCACTTCCTTAAAAGTAAACACAAACAAATTACATTTATATTTGATGCACAGGGCATGGGTTAATTCAGGCTGAAAGAGACTTCAGAAAGTAATTTAGTTTGACTTCTTAAAAGCAAAGTAACATCAGGTTCCACAGAGCTTTACCACTCTGGTATAGAAAATATCTAAGGACGAGGACAACACTATGTTTTATATTAAACAGTATTTTAAACATTAAAGACCAAtgagtaatattttttttcctccttcctgccaATGTTAAGAATTTCCTTGCTGAAAATATAAAGTTCAATAATTTCTTACATGCCACTCATGTAACAATGATGCCAACAAAGAAGGTAAGCCTTGTCATTTTTCCTCCCCCTCTGACACACTAGCTAACCTGATACACTATTTGTTGTTCTAAGGTATTAGAAATGCTGGGAACAGACTGTGGGGAGAAGAgtagcagaaaataaaaagcaaaacaaaacaaaaacaaaaaaacaaaacaaaatgacaacaaaaaacccccacaaaactaaaaaccccaaacaatgaGTGGCCATAGATGAAATTCAATCCTTCAAATCCTACCAAATCAAGAGTAATAACTCAATGCTATTCTCCAAACAGCTCTTAATGTCCTATAATGGTTTTGATTGTTCAGACTTCAATTTAAAGACAAGTATTTCTTCAGGGCATCAGACTAAATAGTTACATATACTCCACAAAAACTCCACCAATCTTTAAGTAATCCTATCCTAACATGTAAATGTCCTTGCAACCATGAATTTTAAGGTGGTTACTGTacataaacttttttttccccaccaaaTTTAAGTCTAGACAAGAACACAAATATTTCCTATTAAGTTTTTTGAGGCTGCTGTTTTCTGTATTGCCATTCTGACACAGAAGACAAGAATTCCTAACCCTTATGCCAGTAAATATCCTTCTTGATGCTTCCTTATGAGAATGGCTTTCTGATGCTTTTGTTTACAGCAAATATTATTTCCCTCAGCTTCAGCATTTGTTTCAGCATAAATTCAGCTGGGAAACTATGATACTGAAAACAGGGCAGAGACATTTCATACTTTATGAGTCTGATAACACTTGACAAACCATCTTTTTAAAACTCCCACTACGTCACTCCATTTAGGAGAACTGGAAAGAATCCATTAAACTCTACAGCTTTCAAGTATGGTACACCATTATCATAGTGGCATCTTAACTCACATGTGCTACAGTTTTTTTGTGTCAGCACATTGCAGTAAGTTATGTGCAGTGGTAATGTTTTCCATTACCACTGGAAAACAGCAGACATCTAAAACACAGCTGAACTAAGGTGGATCACAGTTGTAGGCAATAACCTGGGGTAGTGCTTCCTGTGCAGTACAATTATACTGCTGCTAAGGGCAGCAGTGAATTCAGTTCTGTTTTGCAGGGAGGTACCATAGTTTAGCTGGCCTTCACACACCCTGCAGCCCTAAGTGCCACCAAGCTGGCAGAGCCCACAGGCCCAGTGATGCAGCAACATGTGCTGGGGTGCAGCCAGAATCCATTGCAGAGACATGGGGGTACCATGTACAAGTCACTTCAGCAAAGCAGAGAATGGGAAAGGCTGGAAGGGACACCAGTGGGTCACCTGGTCCGACCTCCCCATTTAAGCAGGATCATTCTAGAGCACATAGCACAGGAGTGCACCCAGGTGGTTTCTgagtatctccagtgagggGGACTCTGCAACCTCTCTGAACAATCCGTTCAGTGAGCAGTCACCCGCActgtaaagaagttcttcctcctattcaggtggaacttcttaTGCCTCAGTTTCTGCCTGCTGCCTATTGTCCTAGTGCTTGGCACCAACCAGAGGAGCCTGGCTTCATCTTCTTGGCACCCCTCGCTTCAGATATTTTTACATATCAATGAGGTCCTCTCTCCGAGCATCTTTCATGCACCCGTAAAAGAGGCCAACGCGCTCCTTCACGTCCCGCAGAGCCCGCGAAGGAGAGCGGCAAACAGCCCTCACAGGGAACGGGCCTCAGGCCCCCCATCCCGCCCCAATTCCGACCTCCGTCCCGCGGGTCTGGCACGCAGAAGAGAAGCCCACGAGCCTGGTcccggcccttccctgcccaccACGGCCGCACCAGCACCGCTCAGCAACGAAGGGAACACCCGGAGGAGccgcccgccgctcccgccgctcccgcagctccgccggccTCGCCGCCTCTCCGGCGCACGCTGATGACGCGCGCGCGGCGCCCGCGGGGCGGGCCGTGCTTCGCCCCGCCACCGGCTCTGGCTCCGTGCCGCTAGTGGTAGTGAGGCTGAGAAAGTAACAGATATTCCGTTCTGGGTGTTAGCcgcctgggaaaaaaaaaggcccaCAGATTATTTTAAGACACAAGCTTCCATACCAATAGCAGCGTCAGTTGTCGATAAAGAAAGTAGGCAGCGGCATGGTTAGGTAAAATGAGCTCCAAGGTACCCGGTgttttcattcatttatttagCTGTACCCAACATACTCGGGATAGAGAACGCCCCGCGCCAGATCTGGTCATACAGCTGCGAAGTTTTAAACAACCGAGGTGTTCTACCTCAAGATCCCCTCTGttttcagaagcattttaaCAGAAATGTCGTGGATAAACCCGGCATCTTGATATTTTGATGCCATGGTCGGTATCATATGTACCCACATGAAGCCAGACTTACATACTACAAACATATATATTGCGCATTTTAAGTGTAAGGTTCTGTGATGAAAGAAGTTCATATGTCGGTATTTCCCGATGTACTAAACTAGAGCAGTGCGGGCAAGATTTGAAACGACACCGCTTGCTCTTTGTCACTGGCTCCACCTCGCTTGCGGTAGGAATTTTGAATCTTCGACTGACAGTTTGTCTAATTAGGTATCTTTGCTGTatttctttcctccctcccccccATGTTTAACGAATACTGTGTTTTGTGAACATGCCAATTTAAACTACTAGATCATTCTAAGGTCCCCTAGTTTAAGGAAAAATCTCTTTCTGTTTCTgaaaactgaataaaaataGTTTCCTAAGCATCCAAATTAGTACGGATGAGGTTTTATCAGTTGTAATTCATTGATGTTCTCCTACCAGCAAATCACCTTCATATAGGACTTGTAACTTCCCTAGAATGAACTCAGGTAATAATAAATAGTTGTAGTTTTCCTAATTTTgtgtttaaattaaaataatgaaatcatAGTAATGGCTTTAGACTTGCTTCTTCACACTGCTCTTTAAAGAATAAAGCTACACATAACTTTCGGAATGTCAGAATGAAGCACGGGCAAGAAAAATGGTTTGTAAAAGGCAGAGGTATTGTTATAGGTCACTACTTGCATCCGCTCCTCTGCTACGGAGCCGCTGGTATGGGTGTGTACCAAGAAGTTtaaacagaggagaaaaacagCCTGAGCTCTGTCTTGGTAAACGCATGGTAGGAAATTAACAAgtcctaaaaaataaatagcacCCCCCGCCCACCCACCTCCGGTATTATTTCTCTAGGCTCGttagtattttaaaaatgcGTTTGTCAACCGACAAATTTAAAAGGACTTAATAAAAATATCTCCATGAAGAATTTAGTTAATCCTCTGAAAATAAAGTTTCCATtattaataaagaaataatataaTTGTTTGATTATCGGCATCCTTTCAACATTCACTTGGAAAAATAGGATGCTT
This genomic window from Zonotrichia albicollis isolate bZonAlb1 chromosome 1, bZonAlb1.hap1, whole genome shotgun sequence contains:
- the POLR2K gene encoding DNA-directed RNA polymerases I, II, and III subunit RPABC4, which encodes MDSQKDVQPPKQQPMIYICGECHTENEIKARDPIRCRECGYRIMYKKRTKRLVVFDAR